One part of the Stigmatopora nigra isolate UIUO_SnigA unplaced genomic scaffold, RoL_Snig_1.1 HiC_scaffold_186, whole genome shotgun sequence genome encodes these proteins:
- the LOC144193198 gene encoding gamma-crystallin M3-like encodes MGKIILFEEKNLQGRSYECMSDCADMSSYLSRCQSCRVESGCFIIYERTNFMGNQHLLRRGEYSDFLSMIGVGSGIRSCRLIPIHKGQFRMKIFERENLSGQMNELTDDCENILERLGMNECLSCQVMEGHWLLFEQPNLRGKMVYVRPGEHRSFKEMGMSNTRFMSMRRIIDSC; translated from the exons ATGGGGAAG ATAATTCTGTTTGAGGAAAAGAACCTCCAGGGTCGGTCCTATGAGTGTATGAGCGACTGCGCCGATATGTCTTCATACCTGAGCAGATGCCAGTCCTGCCGGGTGGAAAGCGGCTGCTTCATAATCTATGAGCGCACCAACTTCATGGGCAACCAGCACCTCCTGAGAAGGGGCGAGTACTCAGACTTCTTGAGTATGATCGGCGTGGGCAGTGGTATTAGGTCGTGTCGCCTCATCCCCATT CACAAAGGTCAGTTTAGGATGAAGATCTTTGAGAGGGAGAACCTAAGTGGTCAGATGAATGAACTGACAGATGACTGCGAGAACATTTTAGAACGCTTGGGCATGAATGAATGCTTGTCCTGCCAAGTGATGGAAGGCCACTGGCTGCTGTTCGAGCAACCCAACCTCCGTGGCAAAATGGTCTATGTAAGGCCCGGTGAGCACCGAAGCTTCAAGGAGATGGGCATGAGCAACACTCGCTTCATGAGCATGAGACGCATCATTGATTCATGCTGA